The Flavobacterium sp. 20NA77.7 genome includes the window AGGGTTTACATGAAATTACCACTAACAACAAAAAATAAATAATTTTCATATATGTAAAATTTTATTTGTAAAAGATCATATATGTTATCGCCTTTTTATTTATCTGTGTTTATCTCACAATTTTGTTGTTCTCCTTCGTGTTCGATGATTTTCAATTGCTTGCACAAACTTTTTATTAATGGCGATTTCATAAAATAATAAGTATAGTACGGCTAATATACAGAAAATTAAAATAACTCTTTATTCCATTATCTTAGACTATATTTCATTATCTTTGCCAGCATTTTTTATTATACTCATGAGATTTCACAGAAACATAAGTTTTGCGGTTATTGACGCATTATTAGCTATTTTTAACGAAAAAGAATATGCTGACAAAGTAGTCGCAAGGGCATTAAAATTAGATAAACGCTGGGGAAGCAACGATAGAAAATTTGTTGCAGAAACTATTTATGATATTGTTAGATGGAAGCGTTTATATGCTGAAATTGCCGAAGCTAAAGAACCTTTTACTAGAGATTATGTATGGCGTTTGTTTGCTATTTGGGCGGTTTTAAGAGGACATACACTCCCCGACTGGAAATATTTTGAACAAACTCCTGTAAGAAGAATTAAAGGAAAATTTGATGAATTATCAAAAAATAGAAGTGTTAGAGAATCTATTCCAGATTGGATGGATGAAATTTGCAGTAAAGAATTAGGGGATGACATTTGGGAAAAAGAAATTAAAGCCCAGAACGAACAAGCTCGAGTTATTTTACGTGTAAATACATTAAAAACAACACCACAAAAATTACAAGAGCTTCTTAATACGTTAGATATTGAAACCGAAACCTTGAAAGAATATCCAGATGCACTAATTTTAAAAGAACGTGCAAATGTTTTCATGACAGATGCCTTTAAAAATGGTTTATTTGAAGTACAAGATGCCTCGTCACAATTAGTGGCTCGATTTTTAGATATTCAACCAGGAATGCGTGTTGTTGATGCATGTGCGGGCGCAGGAGGTAAAACTTTACATATTGCAAGTTTACTTGAAAATAAAGGCCAAATTATTGCCATGGACTTATATGAAAGTAAATTAAAACAATTGAAATTACGCGCCAAAAGAAATGGAGTACACAATATTGATTGTAGGGTAATAGAAAGCACTAAAACAATTAAAAAACTTCACGAAAAAGCAGATAGAGTTCTTATTGATGCACCTTGTAGCGGATTGGGTGTATTAAAAAGAAACCCTGATAGCAAATGGAAATTACAACCTGAATTTATTGAAAATATAAAAAAAACACAACAAGAAGTTCTTGAAAATTATTCTAAAATAGTAAAACCAGGAGGTAAACTTGTCTATGCCACTTGTAGTATTCTACCTTCTGAAAATCAAGAGCAAGTAGAAAAATTTTTAACAACAGAAATGGGAAAAAAATTTATATTTGTTGAAGACAAAAAGGTCTTAGCTCATGAATCAGGATTTGATGGATTCTATATGGCTTTATTAGAACGAAAAAAATAATTAGTTTATACAATGAAAAAAATTACTTTTACAATTATTGCTTTGCATTTAACTTTACTTGTTTTAGGTCAAAGTGGTGCACCCGCAAATCCTTATTATAATGGATTTAACTGGACACTTACGGGTACGGCTTTAAAAAATGCATTAGCCAATAAAATAACTACTACACATACAAAATTTTTAACTTATTCTGAAGATTGGAATGCCTCACAAGCTACGGACTTGAACCCAACCAATTCTAATAATGTGTTATTAGTATATGGATTTAGTGCTAATACTTGTCCAACTTCTACTTCAGACGACAACGATCACAGAGAAAGAAATTTA containing:
- a CDS encoding RsmB/NOP family class I SAM-dependent RNA methyltransferase — protein: MRFHRNISFAVIDALLAIFNEKEYADKVVARALKLDKRWGSNDRKFVAETIYDIVRWKRLYAEIAEAKEPFTRDYVWRLFAIWAVLRGHTLPDWKYFEQTPVRRIKGKFDELSKNRSVRESIPDWMDEICSKELGDDIWEKEIKAQNEQARVILRVNTLKTTPQKLQELLNTLDIETETLKEYPDALILKERANVFMTDAFKNGLFEVQDASSQLVARFLDIQPGMRVVDACAGAGGKTLHIASLLENKGQIIAMDLYESKLKQLKLRAKRNGVHNIDCRVIESTKTIKKLHEKADRVLIDAPCSGLGVLKRNPDSKWKLQPEFIENIKKTQQEVLENYSKIVKPGGKLVYATCSILPSENQEQVEKFLTTEMGKKFIFVEDKKVLAHESGFDGFYMALLERKK